The stretch of DNA taatattttgataacACATTTATGTATTTTAGTTaatttgtaggatcttacgattttacgatccgaTCCTACTGATTCGATCTTAGGAAgctcatcgatccaaagtaggatcccgatcctaacaacattgacTGCGAGTCTGCGACCCTGTGTTACTTCTATCCCATCATTGGATTTCcccgtcacaaaaaaaaaactgcCAGTCCTCGTGTACCCAATTATTTGGCATATAATATAGTTTCCCACAAGACACTGCCTCCTCAAACGGTATAAAACTTCATCTTTTACATAcaaaactcccccaaacccatagacttaGCGTGGCTTGgcgatacaaaagagtgtgacgccTCCGAATCAAACAAGATAAAAGTAGAAACgttgttaacaagaaaagtaccggtgatcacgtgagcatcatcctctgcAGCTTGCTTGTCCTTCATGAACAGTTTTTCGATCCACTTCTCTTCTGACCTCCCCCTTGCACTGTAATGGCAGATGTAGTAGGCTTGGCAGCTGACACCTGATTGGTATTAGCTGCCGGTCGTTGATAAGAGTTACCACCGTTGCGGTTCTAACCACCATTGTTATTACTCTGCCCACCTTGGTTATTCCACAACCTAGCTGGTCGgttactagcatagctctgcGTCGGTCTGTCCCTGAGAAAAGTTCCCCTGTGACTGCCTCTGTTAACCCCTCCCAACTGGTACattcatgcctcttgtggccaaCACCGCCACAATTAAAACACGCGATGCTCCAGCTGCTGCCACTACCACGACCAAGCCCATTAAGAAGATCCTCAACTAAAACCCGATCCAGAAGAATAAGCCTTTGTCTGATTATGGTTACCACGCTTGTAACCAGATTGAACACCGcgtcactctcagcctttctcttttccGAGCCCTTCTCCCTGTTTTCCTTGGCCATTtcgaccaacctctcagcccgTCTAGCTCTCTCATAAACCttcttaacatcagtaaggatccccaccggtagcttctccatgatctggTAAGTCAACCCCTTCTCGAAACGAATTGCTAAATTCTCTCGACTTAGCCCCATATCCTCAGGATACCTCGACTTCTCGTTGAACTTATGGTAGTACTCCGCCACTGTTATGTCCTcggtcatcttgaaagaatcgaaCTCATCACGGAATTGCAGACTTACCTTGCTTCATGTCCCCGttcatcttgaaagaatcgaaCTCATCACGGAATTGCAGACTTACCCTGCTGATATGTAATGGGGGGGGGGTTGGGTTTTTTGTACGAGCTTGAATCCCAATATTTGGATGTTAATGATTGATGTTAATTTGATGAGAtgtttttaattttattaatgCTGTTTTCTTGTTAAtgttggtggtctttatgatgTTGGAGGCTGGTGACTTAGATGCTTAGGTGGgtgttttttgtgtgtgtgtgtttatTTATTAAGATTCATAGTCAAGGTAATCGGTTTTACAGGTCTCCTTTCACAAGTTCAATGAAAGTTAAATGATGGCAAAATTGAGATTTTTCTCAGTTAAACACTAATATGGATTAATATAAAAAGGAGAGGCATAATTTGAATTAGTTTCATGAAATAACCCTAATTTTTATTCAAGCCTAAAACAATCTAtgaccataaaaaaaaaaaagtgaaaacaaATAGAAAGTACGACACAGCTAAACATTGTGTTATTTTATGGCGTACATATCTCATATTAAACATTCTTCGCTTTTTAACGTCTCCCCATATATAAATGGAAAATGACAATAAACCAACAGAAAATATGACACATAATGAGACACAAGATCATTTTTAATAATCACCATCACGTAAGATTGATTAATCTAAGTGGAAGAGGAAGGCTTATTCTTAGCCATGATGATCTTAGCAAACTCAACAAGCTTATCAGTATCAGGCATAACATCCTTAACAGCTTCATGAGCACAAAACTTGTCAGCCCAAGCTACAAGTGAAGGAGTGGTTTCCTCATCAAGTAGCTTGACATTGTTATTCCTCTCTGACACCCTGACCCAACCGAGGAAGCTCCCAAAGGCAATGTCGACGTACCCGATTTGGTCGCCTCCAAAAAAGGGCTTCCCGTTGCTCAGCTTCACAAAGGTCTCCTCAAGTAGAATGGTCCATTCTTTAAGTTGCTCTAAGGCTGTTGCCTTTGCTTCAGCTGTTTCAGCCTTGGATGCTGCCATCATAGCTGGAAACCACTGAAATCCAAACAATGTAATTATGTTAATTAATGtgcatcgaaaaatcaaaacCATTACATATATTCAACGAAATTGTATACCATAAATAGGAGATATAGATAGTTCCTCGAAGAAATATAAATTTGGCCATAATAAgggttttttttaattaaaaactactccctccatttacCTATTTTCTTCCCATTTGCTTTTTGAAGGTCAAAGTATCCGAACTTTGACCGCAGATAAGTTGGggaataaaatatataaatttgtaAAACAAAAACATTTACACTTATTGTCAATGCATCTTTCACTTCAAAAAATTCCGACAAAAAAAAGTAACATATAGATGTAAAAAAATACAGTCAAAGTTCAGTCTTGGAGACCGCAATAAAGCAAATGGGAAGAAAATAGATAAATGGAGGGagtaccttatatttaggggtatttgtaaaaaaactaccttatattatttttcttgttttagactacctttgttttctcattttttggtcaaaaactacctacGCTAAAAATATGGCGAGATTTGGTCGATTTAGTGACATTAacctatctcacatgactttcttaacatcaaacaacaatgatcaatCACAGCGTCAAACCAAAATTTAACTTCAGATAAGCAAAATTAATAaatttcacatttcaataataactacaaaCATCTACTAAAGTTTAGCGTAAGTACTTTATGACTTCCCAAAATCGGGCCTTAGTAAGATTAAAATATAaaagagtcatatgagatatgtTAAAGCCGGAAAATAGACCAAATATGTCTAGATTCTTAGCGTAagtagttattgaccaaaaataaagaaatcaaaggtagttgaaaaaaaaaaatatataaggtAGTTTTACAAATACACCTAAATATAaagtagtttttgacaaaaatacCCCATATTAATAATATACTTCGTAACTTTGTTAGGTGTTCGTTTGTTAATCACAACTCAATGAATTTTTAATTTCACCTCCAAGTTATTCTTCATTTGTCGGTACTCAGTACTCACCCACCTATtaaaagtaaaaatattaaagctTAAAACAATTCAAGTGTTGTGTTCTCCCTCCCTAATAAGAATCATCTCCATCTCTTTTTAAAATGTAGGTCTATTATCTTTTTAATGGTCGAGATTTAATTCCAAACTCTATTATGGAGTAATTTCTTAACCCACTCCATATTTGTGTCTAATTTATTTGTTTAAATCTCTATAATAGGAATGCTATTAATGTTAATATGATTTTTCACATCAATATTTATCATGCAATAAAAATAATCATAAGTGGTTCTCTTTTATTTTTTTGAGTTTTGTGTCAAAagtaaggtaaactactaaaagTGCGAAAAcatttgtaatttgtaatttgtaacAACAAGAAgggaaaccgaaaaaaaatacCTTATCATCAACAAAAGCAGCCCAGAAACGATGGACGGCACGATCGTAAGGATCGGAAGGGAGAATGGATGTCCCAGATGAGAAAGCTTCATCAATGTACTGAACAATCAGATTTGATTCACAAACCGGCTTGTCATTATGCAACAGAACCGGTATTTTCTTGTGAACCGGGTTGGATTTAAGCAAAAGCTCACTTTTGGGGTTCATAGTTTCTGCAATGAAATCATATTCAACAGATTTTAAGTTTAGTGCAATTCTTGGCCTCATCACAAATGGGCTTGGCCATGCTCCTAACACTTTCACCTCACAATTTGCCTCTACCATTTTGCTTCTCTCTTATTTTCTACAAAAATTGATGTGATGTGAATTCTTGAACAAATGTGTgttgatttttgatgattttaTGTAATTGTGTGGTTACGATGCTGTTTTGGAGACTGTATTTATAGATAGGTTTTGGAAGAAGTCAAAATGATTTgtccacaaattctcattatttAAGGATACACGAAGGGTAATCGTAGTCTTTTCAATTTTGGAGTATTCGAGGTTTACAAAGTGGCGTTACTCTTTACATAGGCACTGACGTATCACGTATGGTATTGTGATTAAAGTCAGTCGCCAATAAATGTGTATTCCCATTTCCAAATTATTTAATTTGCTTTGACGACTTTAATATATGTCGGTCAATTAAACGAGTAGTTGGTCCTTTAATCTATCCGTCTCATTTAATGTACTCGAAGTCTGACTCTGCACCATGATAATTTATTTTCAA from Silene latifolia isolate original U9 population chromosome 10, ASM4854445v1, whole genome shotgun sequence encodes:
- the LOC141606444 gene encoding glutathione S-transferase U17-like; protein product: MVEANCEVKVLGAWPSPFVMRPRIALNLKSVEYDFIAETMNPKSELLLKSNPVHKKIPVLLHNDKPVCESNLIVQYIDEAFSSGTSILPSDPYDRAVHRFWAAFVDDKWFPAMMAASKAETAEAKATALEQLKEWTILLEETFVKLSNGKPFFGGDQIGYVDIAFGSFLGWVRVSERNNNVKLLDEETTPSLVAWADKFCAHEAVKDVMPDTDKLVEFAKIIMAKNKPSSST